The Deltaproteobacteria bacterium genome has a window encoding:
- a CDS encoding DoxX family membrane protein, whose protein sequence is MTIGPLIRRLTTHPWLALAFRLYIGGLFIHASMYKINYVGEFAGTIASYQLAPYALVNFMAVTMPWLELICGLMLVVGFRTKASASILGALMVLFTVAIVINLYWDAPIGCGCFKTIEDPISWKTVVRDLIWLAMIVHVFLFDRSLQVDRLLFQPLEEMET, encoded by the coding sequence ATGACCATCGGCCCATTGATCCGCCGTCTGACCACCCACCCCTGGCTGGCCCTGGCCTTTCGCCTCTATATCGGCGGGCTGTTCATCCACGCCTCCATGTACAAGATCAACTATGTCGGCGAGTTCGCCGGGACCATTGCAAGCTATCAGCTGGCTCCATACGCCCTGGTCAACTTCATGGCCGTGACCATGCCCTGGCTGGAACTGATCTGCGGGTTGATGCTGGTGGTCGGTTTCCGAACAAAGGCCTCGGCCTCCATCCTCGGGGCGTTGATGGTCCTGTTCACCGTGGCTATCGTCATCAACCTCTATTGGGACGCGCCCATCGGGTGCGGGTGCTTCAAGACCATCGAGGACCCCATCAGCTGGAAGACCGTTGTTCGGGATCTGATTTGGCTGGCCATGATTGTCCACGTTTTTTTGTTCGACCGGTCGCTTCAGGTTGACCGGCTGCTCTTTCAACCCCTGGAGGAGATGGAGACATGA